Proteins from a genomic interval of Hippocampus zosterae strain Florida chromosome 14, ASM2543408v3, whole genome shotgun sequence:
- the cdca4 gene encoding cell division cycle-associated protein 4 — MFPKGTKRKFLDSAEDAATATLAGEQSRTPSPSYSLQRQSLLDMSLIKLQLCHMLVEPNLCRSVLIANTVRQIQEEMTQDGTWQIMTQALAAAQCPTDRLVATEVLCRQSDPAAGQSPKPYPLVGGLDRGYHSEEVVMEAGDAHKEAPPTQSYLAAPFGMSPCWEEEQQQQQQQEEEDDEEDGGGEEDEDGEESEAEDADERPEVDSRPGEQVFGTFEIKQQPPPPPDPALEELFSDVDPSYYELDTVLTGMQSAPKMGPYDLLESLSSHGPQPLSPGASCRSDLNELDHIMEIIVGS, encoded by the coding sequence ATGTTTCCAAAGGGCACCAAGCGCAAGTTTTTAGACTCTGCGGAGGACGCGGCGACAGCGACGCTAGCCGGCGAGCAGAGCCGGACGCCGTCGCCCTCGTACAGCCTCCAGCGCCAGTCCCTCCTGGACATGTCGCTCATCAAACTGCAGCTGTGCCACATGCTGGTGGAACCCAATTTGTGCCGCTCGGTGCTCATCGCCAACACGGTGCGACAGATCCAGGAGGAAATGACGCAGGACGGCACCTGGCAGATCATGACGCAGGCCCTGGCCGCCGCGCAGTGCCCGACCGACCGCCTGGTGGCCACCGAGGTGCTGTGCCGGCAGTCGGACCCGGCGGCCGGCCAGAGCCCCAAGCCCTACCCTCTGGTGGGGGGCCTGGACAGGGGGTACCACTCGGAGGAGGTGGTGATGGAAGCGGGTGACGCCCACAAGGAGGCCCCGCCCACGCAGTCCTACCTGGCGGCCCCCTTCGGGATGAGCCCCTGCTgggaggaggagcagcagcagcagcagcagcaggaggaggaggatgatgaggaggacggcggcggcgaggaggacgaggacggcGAGGAGTCGGAGGCCGAGGACGCGGACGAGCGCCCCGAGGTGGATTCCAGGCCGGGCGAGCAGGTTTTCGGCACCTTTGAGATCAAGCAgcagccgccgcccccgccggaCCCGGCGCTGGAGGAGCTCTTCTCGGACGTGGACCCGTCCTACTACGAGCTGGACACGGTGCTGACGGGCATGCAGAGCGCCCCCAAGATGGGACCTTACGACCTGCTGGAGAGCCTCTCCTCCCACGGGCCGCAGCCGCTCAGCCCCGGCGCCAGCTGCCGGTCGGACCTCAACGAACTGGACCACATCATGGAGATTATCGTGGGCTCCTGA
- the ahsa1b gene encoding activator of 90 kDa heat shock protein ATPase homolog 1b encodes MAKWGEGDPRWIVEERADATNVNNWHWTERDATSWSSDKLKSLLLGLRVESNEGSCEVTEVSKVEGEASINNRKGKLIFFYEWNLKAAWTGLSKSGIKYQGSVEVPNLSDENDMEDLDISVALNKDEPETPLVHLMKSKGAEKIRQALGSYVGFLKSEFTQGMILPTANGMVPLQSSSQSKAKTDKTQISSSSCTAAPPVNTGVKIPTCKFSLTETFLTSPADLYSVFVNQEMIQAFTHAPATVEGEKGGRFRLLGGNVLGEFIDLVRDEKIVMKWRYNNWPCEHYATVTLTLVDRSSETELRLDCRGVPDDDEDRTKDGWRRFYFEAIKQTFGYGARLF; translated from the exons ATGGCCAAGTGGGGTGAAGGAGACCCTCGCTGGATCGTCGAGGAGCGAGCGGACGCCACGAATGTCAACAACTGGCACTG GACGGAACGAGACGCCACAAGCTGGTCCTCGGACAAGTTAAAAAGTCTCCTGCTGGGCCTGCGCGTGGAGAGCAACGAAGGAAGCTGCGAGGTGACCGAGGTGAGCAAGGTGGAAGGAGAAGCGTCCATTAACAACCGCAAAGGGAAACTCATTTTCTTCTACGAGTGGAACCTGAAAGCAGCCTGGACGG gATTGTCAAAATCAGGAATAAAATACCAAGGCTCCGTGGAGGTTCCTAATCTGTCTGATGAGAACGATATGGAGGATCTGGAT ATTAGCGTGGCACTGAACAAAGACGAACCGGAGACGCCGCTGGTCCACCTGATGAAATCCAAAGGAGCCGAGAAGATCCGCCAGGCTCTGGGAAGCTACGTGGGCTTCTTAAAATCag AATTCACTCAGGGCATGATCCTGCCGACGGCCAACGGCATGGTGCCGCTTCAGTCCTCCTCGCAGTCCAAGGCCAAGACGGACAAAACTCAG ATTTCATCATCGAGCTGCACAGCAGCGCCGCCGGTCAACACGGGCGTGAAGATTCCCACGTGCAAGTTCAGCCTGACGGAAACGTTCCTCACCAGTCCGGCGGACCTCTACAGTGTCTTTGTCAACCAGGAG ATGATTCAGGCGTTCACGCACGCTCCGGCCACGGTGGAGGGTGAGAAGGGAGGAAGGTTTCGCCTGCTGGGTGGAAACGTTTTGGGCGAATTCATAGACTTG GTGCGAGATGAGAAAATAGTCATGAAGTGGAGGTACAACAACTGGCCCTGTG AGCACTACGCCACGGTCACGCTGACGTTGGTggaccgcagcagcgagacGGAACTCCGCCTGGACTGTCGCGGGGTTCCGGACGACGACGAGGATCGGACCAAGGACGGCTGGCGCAGGTTCTACTTCGAGGCCATCAAACAGACTTTTGGCTACGGGGCGCGACTCTTCTGA